Part of the Sulfuriflexus mobilis genome is shown below.
GAATATAACGAGTTTTACAAACACGTTGCCCATGACTTCCAGGACCCGTTGTGCCATTTGCATAACCGTGTCGAGGGCAAACTCGAATACACCTCACTCTTGTATGTCCCCTCGAAGGCGCCGTTTGACCTATGGGATCGCGACAGCCGTCACGGCATCAAGCTGTATGTGCGCCGCGTCTTTATCATGGACGATGCCGAGCAGCTTATGCCACAGTACCTGCGTTTTGTGCGTGGAGTGATCGACTCCGCGGACCTGCCGCTGAACGTCTCGCGTGAAATCCTGCAGCACAACAAGACCATTGACAGCATGCGCGCCGGTTCGGTGAAAAAGGTCCTTGGCATGCTGGAAGCCATGGCCAAAAATGATGCAGAAAAATACGCCGGTTTCTGGGGCGAGTTTGGCCGTGTCATGAAGGAAGGCCCGGGCGAAGACTTTGCCAACCGCGAACAGATTGCCAAGTTGTTGCGCTTTGCCTCGACTCACAGCAATACCGAAACCCAGGATGTCTCACTGGATGACTACATTGCCCGTATGCAGGAAGGGCAGGACAAGATCTACTACATTACCGCCGACAGTTTCAATGCGGCAAAGAACAGCCCGCACCTCGAAATCTTCCGTAAGAAGGGTATTGAAGTCCTGCTCCTCGCCGAGCGCGTAGATGAATGGCTGGTCTCTTCACTGACCGAGTACGATGGCAAGATGCTGCAATCTGTGGCTAAGGGTGACCTTGACCTCGGTGCGCTCGAAGACCAGGAAGAGAAGGCCCAGCAGGAAAGCATCGAAAAGGAAAATGCCGACTTTATCGCGCGCATCAAGGCTAGCCTCGGCGAGGAGGTGAAAGACGTACGCGTTACCCATCGCCTCACGGATTCGCCGGCCTGTCTGGTCTCGGATGCGAATGACATAAGCGGTAATCTTGAGCGTATCCTTAAGTCGGCCGGCCAGGATGTGCCGGACCTGAAACCCATCCTCGAGGTGAACCCGGGGCATGCCCTGATCAGTATGTTAAAGGAACAGACCGACGAGGCCCGTTTCAACGACTGGGTGCAGATCCTCTTCGATCAGGCCCTGCTCACCGAGGGTGGCCAGCTCGAAGACCCGGCCGCTTTCGTCCAGCGCCTGAACGCCATGTTACTGACCCTGGCCGAGAAATAAACCTCACGACCGGCCCGGCTAAAGTCGGGCCGGCCTCTGCCGATACCTTTCATATATAAGGTTATGTTGAGGGTATGCGGCATGTCTATTCATCCCATTTCTGCTGTCTGGCTGGTAGTGTTTGGCCTGTTGTCGCTGCCGGTGGCTGCCATGGAGTCAGATGTGGTTGAGGATAATGAGCCACAGGCCGAGAGGATTAATCTTGAGGAATTCCCGCCGTATGTGCTTACGCAGAAATTCTTTGACAGCCTCTATCGCAAGGCCGAGGCTGCCCAGCCTGGCCCGGATGACTATGAAAAGGACTGCATGGTGCTGGATGACGAAGTCAGCATGCTCATGCCATTGACCTATCGCTATGTGCCGGGTTTTTACAGTGATCCTAAAAATGCCTTTGCCATCTGGATGGGGACGCTCGGTGTGCTGTCGGTGACCGATGTCGAGGTACTGGATGTGCCACTTTGGTATGGCTATCTAGGTTTCTCCGGTTATAAACGCCACGCCGAAGAAGTGCGTATTCGTAAGGCGAATCTGCGTATTGGGGCCCTGCGCCGGGTCAAGGCACGTAAGCGTTGTTTTGAGTCATTTTAAGACGCAGAGGATGCAGAGGTCATTACGGAAATTGATCGTTATATTTATTGATTTTCTCCGCATTCATTGCGCCCGCGCGTCTCTGCGCCGGGCTTATATTCATTAATCTATTTCCTCTCTATTCAGGTTTTAAGTCACTTCCGCCTCGGGCATACTGCCTGTATGTCGACTAATCCAGACAGCATGCGCCTTGATAAGTGGTTATGGGCGGCGCGCTTTTATAAAACCCGCCCCAATGCCACCGAGGCGGTGAATGGTGGCAAGGTACATTTCAATGGCCAACGCACCAAGCCCTCGCGTGCCGTGCAGTGCGGTGATGAATTGTCTATCCAGCGTGGCCCCTATCAATATACGGTGATCGTACATGCCCTGTGTAAACAACGTGGCCCGGCCACGCTCGCGCAAAGCCTCTATGAAGAGACCGCCGAGAGCCTCGCCGCCCGGGAAAAACTCGCCGCACAGCGCCAGGCCCAGGCGGTGCAGACCGCGGCCCCGCATACGCGCCCGGACAAGCGCTCACGGCGCCATATCATCCGCTTTACCCGCCGTGAAAAATAGTTAATCCCTCATGCTTTATGCGGTCTAGTCAAAGCTGACTGCGGGATCCCTGATTAATCTGGTAAACTTCCGCTTTTGCTAATACAAGCATGCGGAGGTTTCATGCGCCCGGCCCAGCTTTTAGCCGTACTGGACAGAGAATTCACAAGTACCCGCGAGGGGCACCACACACCCGTCATGCTGTGGGGTCCGCCCGGGGTAGGGAAATCGCAGATGATCGCGCAGATCGCCGCGCAGCGGCAGGTGCCGGTCATTGATATTCGTCTCTCGCAGATGGAGCCGACCGACCTGCGCGGCATCCCGTTCCGCAGCGGTGATACGGTGGAGTGGGCGATCCCGGCCTTGTTGCCGGATGCCGCGCGACATGGTGAAAGTGGCATCCTCTTCCTTGATGAGATCACCTCGGCGGCACCGACGGTCTCGGCGGCCGCCTACCAGCTGATCCTTGACCGACGCCTTGGCGAATACAAGGTGCCGGATGGCTGGGCGATCTTTGCCGCCGGTAACCGCCAGGGTGACCGTGGCGTCACCTATACCATGCCGGCACCGCTGGCGAACCGCTTTTCGCACTTCGAAGTCGATACCCACCTCGATGACTGGGTCGCCTGGGCCTATGCGAATGGTATCGATGAACGCGTCATAGCCTTTTTGCGTTTCCGCCCCGAGCTGCTGTTTGATTTTGACCCGGCGCATAACCCGGTCGCCTTCCCGTCGCCGCGTTCCTGGGAGTTTGCCCATCGCGGTCTGCAAAAGTTCGGTGACAACCCGGAACTGTTACTCGGTGCCTTGCAGGCCTGTGTCGGTCCGGCCGCGGGTATCGAATTAAAGGCCTTTGTCGATAACCTCGACAACATGCCCGACATCGATGCGATCATGCGCGGTGAAGACGTTAACGTACCGAAGGAGATCGACCTGCAATATGCCGTGGCCGCCGCGCTCGTCGGTCGTGCCATCCGCGCCAAGGGCGAGGGCAATAGCCAGGAGGTCTGGGGACATATTCTCGATTATGCACGCAACTTCCCGCAACGCGAGATGGGCGTCATGCTGGTCTCTGACATGCATCGAGCCGTCGGTGAAGAGATGTTCAGCGTGCCACAGTTTGCCGACTGGGCGAAGGCCATCGCCGATGTCATGCTCTACAATAGCAACTAGAATATTATGTCTTACCGCCAAGTACGCAAAGTTACGCGAAGTTAATGAGAAGATATGGCATTCCTTTGCGTTACTTAGCGACCTTCGCGGTTAAATATCATTATGTCTAATGATGTCGAAACAAAACTTGCCGCTGCACGCACTCGGTTAATCCTTGATAAACCGTTTCTTGGCGCGCTGGTGTTGCGTCTGCCGATGGAGCAGGCCTCGGCCGAGTGGTGCAAGACCACCGCCACCGATGCAAAAACGTTTTACTTCAATCACGATTACATCGATGCACTTTCACTGGACCAAACCCAGTTTGTATTGGCGCATGAAGCGCTGCATTGCGCACTGTCACACTTTGCACGCCGTCAGCATCGCCTCAAGCATCGTTGGGACCTGGCCTGTGACCTGGCCGTCAATCCTTTACTGGTTAACGATGGTCTGAAACCCTGCCCCGATACACTCTATGACCCGCAATACGAAAACATGACCGCCGAGGAGATCTATCCCTCGATTGACGACCTTGATGACCGCGAGACCCATGACCAGCACATCTACGATGAAGATGAGCAACAGCAAGACGATTCAGGCCAGCAGGATCAAAAGGGCCAGGGCGGTGCCGGCGGTGATAAAAAAGACCAGGACCCGCAGCAGGACAGCAGCAGTGGTGGAGGTGACAAGCCACGTGATGAACAAAGTAACAGCCAGGGTAATGCCAACCAGGCCGAGCTTGATGAGAACCTTGGCGGTGCACCGCAGCCGCCACCGTTGAATGAGTCTGAGAAGGAAGCCTTGAGTGTACAGTGGCAGCAACGCCTTGCCGGCGCCGCACAACAGGCCATGCAGTCCGGCAAGATGGGCGAGGCGATGATGCGTCTGGTTGACCACTTGTTACAACCACAACTGCCCTGGCGTATGTTACTGGCGCGTTATATGACGGCCGTTGCCCGGGATGATTACAGTTTCCAGCGGCCGTCACGGCGTGAGGGTGCGGCGATCTTGCCGAGCCTGCGCAGTGCACAACTCGACCTGACCGTGGTCGTGGATACCAGTGGTTCGATTAGTGATACTGAGATCTCGGAGTTTGTTTCCGAGATCGATGCCATTAAAGGCCAGATGCAGGCGCGCATTACCCTGCTGGCCTGTGATGACAAATTAAGCGACAACGCCCCATGGACCTGTGAGGCATGGGAAAGCTTTGAGGTCCCCGATGATATGCAGGGTGGTGGCGCGACGGATTTTCGTCCGGCCTTTGAGTTTGCCCACCAGCAGTCCAAGCAACCGGACCTGTTGATATACTTTACCGATGCCGAGGGCGAGTTCCCTGAACAGGAGGCGGGCTTCCCGGTGATCTGGCTGGTGAAGGGACGTGGCAAGGTGCCCTGGGGGCAGCGTATCCAGCTTAACTAACGAAGGACCTTGCCTGTTCGTAGCGTGCCAACAGGTACTGCCCGGCGGAATCCATGTTGTCGGCAAAACAGATAATGCCATCTTCATGGCCGAGCATAGTGATACAACCACGATCAGGATGTTGAAGGCCCTGGATTGATGCGGCAATGGCCAGGGCCATTGCCGGTGTGCCGTAACCGACCTCGGCGGGGGTACAGGCAAGCCCGAGCCTCTCGTGTTGTTGCCAGATGTCAGGGCTATGCACATGGATAACGGCCATCGTAGCGGGGCTGGCGCTATACACGGCTGCGTGGCTCATGCACTCTGATGAAGGTTTTATCGGACCGTGTGATGAAACCCGGTTGTTAGCGATATCACAGTGTTCGATATGCGCATAGTCTTCGGCCGTAAGCCGGGCGAGCCCACCGGTTTGTGTGCCGCTGATGAGGAACGTGTTATCAGCCAGGCGGTGACTCATGTTGCCGTAGGCAAGACCGCCATAACGTGCGCCGTCCTGGCCGATAAGCCCGTGGGCATGCATGCGCTGATGCCAGGACATGAGGCTGAGCAGCTCAGGGTAATCCACCGCCTGGCTAAAGCGGTGTGATAAATTATATTGAATAACGCCTTCTTGCTCATTCATGGTCATAGGGTATTAGCAACGGATAGAGTCAGTGTAACGTAATGATATAACGTTATGCTGTATGAAATAATAGAAAAGGTGTAAGTGTGCCACTTTCAACAGAAGATAATTTGCGACTCAACGTAATGCTGGCCAGCCAGGTCGATGCTATACGCATCGACGAGGGGCGCATGATCGTTTATGGCCTGTCTGCAACCAACGAGGCAGAGATCAGACTAAACCCGAACTGCAAGGATGAGCAATACATCAGGCAAGTGCGTGAACTGTTGTCCGCACATGTATTGGGCTCGCCAGGTGGTTATCCTGTTTATCTGAAACGCTGGACACGCATGGGACAAATGAAGGATGAAAGCCTGGCGGACCTCCTCAAATTGGGGGAACCCGAGGCCGTTATGGCGGTAGTCTGTGCGCCGGGTTTGACGGATGAACAGGCACGACTGGCCTGGTGGGCTTCGCCCGAGGCCGAGCATGCACGACGTATGCTGGAAAACGAACTCATTGTGAAAGGTTCCATGGGTAAGGAACTGGCAGATTTTCTGGTAGAGTTTTTGCCGTTTGAAGAAGACCCCTATGCAATTGTCCGCAGTGTGCGACTGGTTTTGCAGGCGGACCTGATCGATGACAAGACCCGTAAGTCCTTGTGGGAACGCGGCAGGAAGAAAAATGTTTTCCGCATCGGTTTTCTTGAGGCCTGTGCCGATGATCTTCCGGAAAGTATCCCGGCGCGCAGCGATGCCGAAGGCCTCGCCGAGGCCTTACAGTCGCTTGTGGATGAAGGCAACAGCCTGGCAGAAAGATTGTTGCGTGTTTTATCTTCAGAAGGACAAAGTTTCCTGGATACTGCTGAGACGATCCTGCGCAAGCCTTCTAATCAGGAAGTCGTGTGTGCATTGATGAATGCGCTGGGTAATTACTTCAGTGGGCAACAGCTGCATGGGCAGGGTGAACAGGATATCGAGCGGCTGCTTGCAGAGGCTGAATCGGCCTGTGCAGAGGGGGAGGCCGCCGCGATCATTTCTGCGTTGCCGGCATTACAGGCCGAGGTGGCGGCCATGCAGGTCCTGGCAAGGATTACCGATGAAGTCTGTACACCGGTTTTTGCCCGTACCGATGCCATCGGTACCGTGATGCGAAAGAAACTCGAGCCGGTGACGACGCCCATCTTCCAGCAATTTACGACACTACGCGGTTCAGCTCCCTGAGCCAAGCCTCTGTATCGGCCCACCGGGGGGTTTTTCAAGTCCTCGCTGCAGTTATTTACATATTTCCCCGTTCAAATCATAAGCAGCTGATATTTATATATAAATAAATCAGGTTTGTGTCGTGTGTTCTGTGAACTGCGCACGCCACCGCTACAGAATATGGACTATATTTATTTACACGGACTGGGTGGGCCATAGCGGCTTACCGATACCAGGGAGGTGTCTGCACCAATAGTCATAACAAGGGTAGTCATAACAATGGCGGTGTACGAAGGGATGGGGAGTAATGAACGTGCCCCCGGGCAAGGAAGGGATGATGATCTCAACAACAGTCAGTCAGTTTATAGACCAACAGGGCGTCAAGTACGTGGTACTGCCGCATGCCGAGACCCGGACCCTGGAGGAATGTGCGGAAGCGGTAGGTGCATCCTTTGCAAAGATGTTGCGTGCAGTGGTCATCACCAATGGTATTGGCCACTACATGGTCGTGTTGCCAATTACCCACGTACTCGATTTCAAGGCCCTGCAGCGACAACTGGGTAAGGATTTCAGGGTCGCCCCTTATCGTAACTTTTCGGATTGTTTTGGTTGTTGCGCGCGGGGTTCTGTGCCGCCCTTGGGAACAGCATTTGGTATGCCGATGCTGATTGATATCAGTGTCCGCGATCTCGAAGAGGTATTTTTTGAGCCGGGCAGTCATACCGAGGCCATCAAGATGCGTGGCAGGGATTTTCTTGGTCTCATAGAAGGGGCGGAGTATGGGGCCTTTGCCTACGCGTTAACGCAACTGGCTGAGATGGATGTCAGCACCATTCGCTACGCTTCGCCGAATGATATTAAACGTCGCATTGAAGAGATCTATGAACTCCCGGTGATCCCGGCGATTGCTCACAGGATCCTGCAGCTCAATAGTCAGGCCGATGCCAGTGCCAATGACCTGGCAGAGATTGTACAGATGGACCCGAGCCTGTCAGCACAGACCCTGCGTTATGCCAATTCCCCTGTCTTTGGTTATAAGGGCAGGATTGATACGCTGCAGGAGGCCATTGCCCGCGTTTTGGGTTATGACATGGTTATCAATATGGCACTGGGCATAGCCATTGGTCGAGCCTTCCGTGCGCCGGAGGATGGTCCTCTGGGTATGAATGCCTTTTGGCGACATAGCGTGGCCTGTGCCACCCTGGCACAACGTCTGGCCAGGATGATGCCTGCTGACAAACGTCCGAAGCCGGGTATGGCCTACCTGTGTGGCTTGTTACATAACTTTGGTTTTCTTTTATTGGGCCACCTCTTCCAGCCCGAGTTTTATCTGTTAAACAAACTCGCCGCGGCCAATCCCAAAACTCCGATCAGCGAGCTGGAACGGCGCGTGCTCGGCATGGGGCGTGCGAAGGATGTGATTGAAATGGGTCATGCACAAATGGGTGCGTGGCTGATGGAGGCCTGGAATATGCCGGCTGAGGTTGTTGCTGCAGTGCGCGAACATCATCACGATGATTATAAGGGTGAACATGCGGTGTTCGTCAGGCTGGTTAAACTGGCCAACCACCTGCTCAAACGCATTGACATCGGTGATGAGACGAATAGCCATATCCCTGACAAGCTGCTCACCGAACTGGGTCTGGATGAGGACACAGTGATTGATGACTTCGAAATGCTTGTCGAAGATAAAATGGAAGAAGTTACCGCGATGGCCAAACAAATGGCCGCCTAGCCTGGCCTGTGTCTGCCATCAGGCGCGGATATAGGCCCAGCCCAGTTTCAGGCGCTTGATGATTTGCTCCAGGGCGGCATTGACCCGTTGGGCCTCCGGAATAAGCTCTATCTCTTTGCCTTCTTTCAGGTGTGCATTTTCCATCGCGTGGCCACAGGCATAAAAGGCGACGTTCTGGTGCTCCGTGACAATAGAGCGGATCCGCCCCTGGTAAGGAGAACCCTCGCGTAACATGGCAATGCCTTCAGCATTGGCGACAATCTCAAGGTTAATCGGGCGATGGTGACTTTCCCTCTCCGTCAGTAATTGCTCTGCTGTATTCAGTACCTTTTCAATACTCTCCTCATCTTTGCTGCTGATGTGCAGGAGGATATTTTCATTGTTATCCTTGGTGGGATTGAATTGCGCCAGCGAGCCAAAGCTTGGCGTGTTAGCCGAATCGGATAACTGGGTGTGACCGATCCAGCCGGCGCTAACACTCAATACAAACAGAACGGACGCGGCAATGCCGGCCGAAAACCAGTTTACCCTGGAGGTTTGAGGTGCCGTCTGCTGAATAAGCCTGGGTGGTTCAGCATAGGCCAGTCGCATCATGTCTTTGGTCTGCTGCAGGCAGTTAATGCGTTCGGTCAGTTCGCGATCTTCCTGCATGAGTTTTAAAATACGCGCGAGGGTATTGTTATCCAATTGCCCATCGATAAAGGCATTTAACTGTTCATTTGTAAAAATACTCATTTTACCCTCCGCACATAGTTACACCGTGTGGTCTTGCTCTGCTGGAATTCCTGAAGGTGCTCACGCAATTGTGTACGGGCACGGCTCAGACGACTCATCACTGTGCCAAGTGGAATATCCAGAATATTGGCAACCTCCTGGTAACTGAATGCTGCCAGGTCAACCAGGCTGACTATTTCACGCTGTTCGGGTTTGAGTTTTTCAATGGCGGCGTGGACCTTTTGGGTAATCTGCCGGCGATAAACATCGTCTTCGCCGTCTTCCTCATAAACCAGGTGATGTTCTTGCAACTCGCTGAACTCGCGGCGTCGCCGACACATGTCACACCAGCAATTATGCATGATGCTGAATAGCCAGCTTTTCATGGCACCGTCCTGTTTCAGGCTGTGTGCATTGCGCATGGCCTTTAACGAGGTCTCTTGTGCCAGATCACTGGCCAGTTGTGGGTCATGGCACCAGGAATAGGCGACCCGATAGAGGTCATCCCAATATCCCGCCAGTCTGGTACGAAACTGTGTCGATCGTCCCTGTAAAATACGCATGGTATGCTGCCTGTCTTGGGGCTTGTTATTGTCTATATGACGTGCCTAAATTACAAAGTATTCCATATTTTTTGCTTTATTATCCTGTAGAGGGAAATAAAACCGCACCTGCTGCGTCTAATGTATATAGGGAAGTAAACCGGAGGGTGATAAAAATGAAAAAAGTGCTTGTATATCTGGCGGTTAGCATGCTGCTCTGGCAGGGCGCGGCCATCCAGGCCAAGGAGCGTCTGAGCTCAGTAAAGGAAGACGCCAGGCATATCAAAGAGTGGAACCGTTTTTCCGACTCGCTGTATACGTTACACAAATGGTTGATTTCCAATCACAATATTCGTACCGAGGAATCCAGCGGCGGTTATCGTAAAGGCTATCTGGGCGGACCGGATTTTTACCGTGAGGTAAAGTACTTCGATGCCGACAGCGGGCGCCTGCTTAGCCAGATTCAATGGGAAAAGGAAAACCCTGATTTCATTCATAATATCGAGGTTTATATTTACGACGAAGAGGGCAATATCAAGCTCGATTACCTGGCCGCCTATCTGCCAGCCTTTCGTAACGCGCCGGTGCAGACCCTGATCAACCTGCACGCCTATAACGATAATCTGCATGCCTTCCGGCAATTTGATGCCTCGGGTGAGCGTATCTACGAGCAATGTTCGGGCGATCACCTCTCCGGTGAAGTGGATATTTCGCTCGAGGATTATGAGATGCTTTCACCCTCGAACGCCAATGCCCAACTGTTGGCCAGTGAGACCTATACGGCCTGTTTCGGCACCCTGGCTTCCTCAGTGGGTAGCTACCTTGACCCCTTAAGCAATCTTCCTGATTCGGCAAGCTCAGCCAAGGCGGTGGATGACAATACTTTCGAGTTTGTTGCCGCGCAGGTACTGGCCCTGACCAGGCAGATAGAGGCGCAACCGAAGCAATCAAAACTCTATCTCGAACGCGGCAAGTTAAATGTGCGTATGCTGGAATTTGCCGATGCCGTGGCAGACACCAGCAAGGCCCTGGAACTGGACGCGTCACAGATAGAGGCCTATTTCTGGCGTGGCATGGCGTTGGGCAGGCAACGGCAACTCGACGCGGCGATCAAGGACCTGAGTCTTTATCTGGAGCACCGGCCGAAAGATTCACGCGCCTTTACCAAACGTGGTGTGCGCTATATCTGGAAGGGCGATCTGCAGAGCGCAGAAAAGGATCTCCGTCGGGCCATTGAGCTGGATGCCAATAACGCCGAGGCCCATGATGACCTCGGGGTCATTGTCGCACAGCGGGGCGAGTTGGCCGAGGCGGCACGCCATTTTTCCACCACTGTGAGTGTTGACCCCAGCTATGCCAAGGGACACCAGAACCTGGCCATGACCTATTTCCTGCAAGCGGAGTACATGACGGCCCTGCAGTCGGTCAACCGTAGTCTCGCCCTGGAAACCGATAATCGCAGTTCGTTATTACTGAAAAGCGAGATCCTCGATGCACTCGGCCGTGGTGAAGAGGCCGCAGACTTTAAGGCCCAGGCCGAATATTTGCCCGAGGCCGGCTGGTCGGAGCGCTTCCACGCCGGGCCATAAATCCCTCGCATTGGCCGATTGATTCTCTTGACTGGCATCCTGTTGTGGGCTGTGGGCATAATCATGGGCTCATAAAAACACAACAAACAGATGTCAGTTTAGGGAGGCAAGGCATGCGCATTATTCTTCTGGGTGGCCCCGGCGCCGGTAAGGGCACACAGGCCAACTATATTAAAGACAAGTTCAATATCCCGCAGATTTCAACCGGCGACATGCTGCGTGCCGCCGTCAAGGCGGGCACACCACTCGGGATCGAGGCAAAGAAGGTTATGGATGCCGGTGGTCTGGTATCAGATGAAATCATCCTTGGTCTGGTCAAGGAACGTATCGCCGAGGCAGATTGCAAAAACGGCTTTCTGTTTGATGGCTTTCCGCGCACCATCCCGCAGGCAGACTCCCTGAAAGAAAAGGGCGTGGCTGTCGATGCCGTGGTCGAGATCGATGTCGATGATAGTGAGATCGTCAAACGCATGAGTGGTCGTCGTGCCCACCTTGCATCGGGCCGTACTTATCACGTTATATATAACCCGCCGAAGGTGGAGGGTAAGGATGATCTTACCGGTGAAGCCCTGGTGCAGCGTGATGATGACAAAGAAGAGACCGTGCGCAAGCGCCTCGAGGTGTATCACGAACAAACCGAGCCGCTGATCGCATACTATTCCGGCTGGGCGAACAGTGGCGAAGCCGGTGCGCCAAAGTACGTGAAGGTCAACGGCGTTGGCTCGGTAGAGGAGATTCGCGAAGCGATCTTTGCTGGCCTGGCCTGAATCCACTCGCCAGGCATCGAATAGAAGAAATGGCCGGTTACACCGGCCATTTCTGTTTTCCCACTCCCTCCTGCAAAGGAAACCGACACGCTTCCCTAACTAAGTATAGACCGTCCCAGCACCTGTGCAGGGTGATGTATACTAGGCGGCCAGAAAAAACAGGAACCCGCATGAGTCGATATACCGGAACCGAAGACTTCTCACACGAAATGCCTGATCGCACAGGTATTTTATTGTGTAATTTGGGTACCCCGGAGGCGCCGACACCCTCGGCAGTACGTCGCTATCTGGCGGAATTTCTCAGC
Proteins encoded:
- the adk gene encoding adenylate kinase; translated protein: MRIILLGGPGAGKGTQANYIKDKFNIPQISTGDMLRAAVKAGTPLGIEAKKVMDAGGLVSDEIILGLVKERIAEADCKNGFLFDGFPRTIPQADSLKEKGVAVDAVVEIDVDDSEIVKRMSGRRAHLASGRTYHVIYNPPKVEGKDDLTGEALVQRDDDKEETVRKRLEVYHEQTEPLIAYYSGWANSGEAGAPKYVKVNGVGSVEEIREAIFAGLA